One genomic window of Solanum stenotomum isolate F172 chromosome 9, ASM1918654v1, whole genome shotgun sequence includes the following:
- the LOC125876984 gene encoding uncharacterized protein LOC125876984 isoform X2, translated as MGIFAYNVNVVSPNFVLPQKPLFISEFPLPQVLINPSRRRSITLEVAFSMTENPAVQKKITVLNQHNEKLVGVLHDTGSMEIVVLCHGFRSSKDFNTMVNLAGALEKEGISVFRFDFPGNGESEGSFQYGNYRSEADDLHSVVEYFNGANLKVTAVLGHSKGGNVVLLYASKYHDVHTVINLSGRYNLEKGIAERLGKDFLEIIKKDSFIDVKNRAGNVEYRVTEESLMDRLNTNMHDACLQIDKGCRVLTVHGSADEIIPVEDALEFDKIIPNHKLRIIEGANHCYTSHQAELTPVILPFIKEGLQHSAAELGH; from the exons ATGGGAATTTTCGCCTACAATGTCAATGTGGTATCCCCAAATTTTGTTCTTCCCCAAAAACCACTTTTTATCTCAGAATTTCCTCTTCCACAGGTTCTCATTAATCCCTCACGCAGGCGCAGCATCACACTTGAAGTAGCTTTCAGCATGACAGAAAACCCAG CTGTGCAGAAGAAAATTACAGTGCTGAACCAACACAATGAGAAACTAGTTGGAGTGTTGCATGATACTGGATCTATGGAGATCGTGGTCTTGTGTCATGGATTCAGATCGTCAAAG GACTTCAACACTATGGTGAACCTTGCTGGTGCCCTGGAGAAAGAAGGAATCAGTGTATTTCGCTTTGACTTCCCTGGAAATGG TGAAAGTGAAGGTTCATTTCAGTATGGTAACTACCGTAGTGAGGCGGATGACTTGCATTCTGTGGTTGAATATTTCAATGGAGCAAACCTCAAAGTAACAGCAGTCCTTGGACATAGTAAAG GAGGGAATGTTGTGCTTCTATATGCTTCTAAGTATCATGATGTTCACACAGTAATCAATTTGTCTGGCCGTTATAATCTAGAGAAAGGCATTGCAGAGCGCTTGGGCAAGGACTTTCTGGAAATAATCAAGAAGGATAGCTTCATTGATGTTAAAAATAGAGCAG GAAATGTTGAATACCGTGTTACTGAGGAAAGTTTAATGGATCGACTTAATACAAACATGCATGATGCATGCCTTCAAATTGACAAAGGATGCAG GGTATTGACAGTTCATGGGTCTGCGGATGAAATTATTCCAGTGGAGGATGCTTTAGAGTTCGATAAAATCATACCAAACCACAAATTGCGTATCATCGAAGGAGCCAATCATTGCTATACATCACACCAAGCTGAGTTAACTCCTGTGATCTTGCCATTCATAAAGGAAGGTCTGCAACACTCAGCAGCAGAACTAGGACACTAG
- the LOC125876984 gene encoding uncharacterized protein LOC125876984 isoform X1: MGIFAYNVNVVSPNFVLPQKPLFISEFPLPQVLINPSRRRSITLEVAFSMTENPAAVQKKITVLNQHNEKLVGVLHDTGSMEIVVLCHGFRSSKDFNTMVNLAGALEKEGISVFRFDFPGNGESEGSFQYGNYRSEADDLHSVVEYFNGANLKVTAVLGHSKGGNVVLLYASKYHDVHTVINLSGRYNLEKGIAERLGKDFLEIIKKDSFIDVKNRAGNVEYRVTEESLMDRLNTNMHDACLQIDKGCRVLTVHGSADEIIPVEDALEFDKIIPNHKLRIIEGANHCYTSHQAELTPVILPFIKEGLQHSAAELGH; the protein is encoded by the exons ATGGGAATTTTCGCCTACAATGTCAATGTGGTATCCCCAAATTTTGTTCTTCCCCAAAAACCACTTTTTATCTCAGAATTTCCTCTTCCACAGGTTCTCATTAATCCCTCACGCAGGCGCAGCATCACACTTGAAGTAGCTTTCAGCATGACAGAAAACCCAG CAGCTGTGCAGAAGAAAATTACAGTGCTGAACCAACACAATGAGAAACTAGTTGGAGTGTTGCATGATACTGGATCTATGGAGATCGTGGTCTTGTGTCATGGATTCAGATCGTCAAAG GACTTCAACACTATGGTGAACCTTGCTGGTGCCCTGGAGAAAGAAGGAATCAGTGTATTTCGCTTTGACTTCCCTGGAAATGG TGAAAGTGAAGGTTCATTTCAGTATGGTAACTACCGTAGTGAGGCGGATGACTTGCATTCTGTGGTTGAATATTTCAATGGAGCAAACCTCAAAGTAACAGCAGTCCTTGGACATAGTAAAG GAGGGAATGTTGTGCTTCTATATGCTTCTAAGTATCATGATGTTCACACAGTAATCAATTTGTCTGGCCGTTATAATCTAGAGAAAGGCATTGCAGAGCGCTTGGGCAAGGACTTTCTGGAAATAATCAAGAAGGATAGCTTCATTGATGTTAAAAATAGAGCAG GAAATGTTGAATACCGTGTTACTGAGGAAAGTTTAATGGATCGACTTAATACAAACATGCATGATGCATGCCTTCAAATTGACAAAGGATGCAG GGTATTGACAGTTCATGGGTCTGCGGATGAAATTATTCCAGTGGAGGATGCTTTAGAGTTCGATAAAATCATACCAAACCACAAATTGCGTATCATCGAAGGAGCCAATCATTGCTATACATCACACCAAGCTGAGTTAACTCCTGTGATCTTGCCATTCATAAAGGAAGGTCTGCAACACTCAGCAGCAGAACTAGGACACTAG
- the LOC125875883 gene encoding probable pre-mRNA-splicing factor ATP-dependent RNA helicase DEAH5, producing MGTDTEENELEKLEYLSLISKVCSELEAHLGFGDKVLAEFITELGRNCSTVDEFDAKLKESGAEMPDYFVRTLLTIIHAILPPKPTSKSDKDFNKDDNDSEFSALKIRDNRERVKELEKEIELEAKSKRRDGEEEEHGSRRERDRDYRRERGRYRDRGRDQDRDDYDDGRAERRTSERHRDRDRDRDKVRDRDRDDVDDAYAKGRRDEYEQESDDDQRDMRKSRHHVDEPELYAVYKGRVSRVMDSGCFVQLSDFRGKEGLVHVSQLATRRITNAKDLVKRDQEVFVKVISISGQKLSLSMRDVDQNTGKDLLPLKKSLGDDRLTTNPSTMNGEGSKTRIGLSGIRIMDQEDVIPSRRPLKRMSSPEKWEAKQLIAAGVLGVQEHPMFDEEGDGMLYQEEGAEEELEVELNEDEPPFLQGQSRYSVDMSPVKIFKNPEGSLSRAAALQSALIKERREVREQQQRTMLDSIPKDLNRPWEDPMPETGERHLAQELRGVGLSAYDMPEWKKDAYGKALTFGQRSKLSLQEQRQSLPIYKLKKELVQAVHDNQVLVVIGETGSGKTTQVTQYLAEAGYTTRGKIGCTQPRRVAAMSVAKRVAEEFGCRLGEEVGYAIRFEDCTGPETVIKYMTDGMLLREILIDDNLSQYSVVMLDEAHERTIHTDVLFGLLKQLMKRRPDLRLIVTSATLDAEKFSGYFFDCNIFTIPGRTFPVEILYTKQPESDYLDAALITVMQIHLTEPEGDILLFLTGQEEIDYACQCLYERMKGLGKNVPELIILPVYSALPSEMQSRIFDPAPPGKRKVVVATNIAEASLTIDGIYYVIDPGFAKQNVYNPKQGLDSLVITPISQASAKQRAGRAGRTGPGKCYRLYTESAFHSEMSPTAIPEIQRINLGNTVLMMKAMGINDLLSFDFMDPPSPQALISAMEQLYTLGALDEEGLLTKLGRKMAEFPLDPPLSKMLLASVDLGCSDEILTIIAMIQTGNIFYRPREKQAQADQKRAKFFQPEGDHLTLLAVYEAWKAKNFSGPWCFENFVQSRSLRRAQDVRKQLLSIMDKYKLDVVSAGKNFTKIRKAIGAGFFFHAARKDPQEGYRTLVENQPVYIHPSSALFQRQPDWVIYHELVMTTKEYMREVTVVDPKWLVELAPRFFKVSDPTKLSKRKRQERIEPLYDRYHEPNSWRLSKRRA from the exons ATGGGAACCGACACTGAAGAAAATGAGTTGGAAAAATTGGAATATCTCTCTCTAATTTCTAAGGTATGTTCTGAATTGGAAGCACATTTAGGGTTTGGTGATAAAGTTTTAGCTGAATTTATAACTGAACTTGGTAGAAATTGCTCAACAGTAGATGAATTTGATGCCAAATTGAAAGAAAGTGGTGCTGAAATGCCTGATTATTTTGTTAGAACATTGCTAACTATAATACATGCTATTTTGCCTCCTAAACCCACGTCTAAGTCGGACAAGGATTTCAATAAGGATGATAATGATTCTGAGTTTTCCGCTCTCAAGATAAGAGATAATAGAGAACGAGTTAAGGAATTGGAAAAGGAGATTGAGCTGGAAGCCAAGAGTAAGAGGAGAGATGGGGAGGAAGAAGAACACGGTAGTAGGCGAGAGAGGGATAGAGATTATAGAAGAGAAAGGGGTAGATACAGGGATAGAGGTAGGGATCAAGATAGGGATGATTATGATGATGGTAGAGCTGAACGTAGGACTTCAGAAAGGCACAGAGACAGAGACAGAGACAGGGACAAGGTTAGAGACAGGGACAGGGATGATGTGGATGATGCATATGCAAAAGGTAGGAGAGATGAGTATGAGCAAGAAAGCGATGATGATCAGAGGGATATGAGAAAATCAAGGCATCACGTGGATGAGCCAGAGTTATATGCAGTATATAAGGGGAGGGTATCAAGGGTGATGGATTCTGGTTGTTTTGTTCAGCTGAGTGATTTTAGAGGGAAAGAAGGCTTGGTGCATGTTTCACAACTTGCTACTAGAAGGATCACTAATGCCAAAGATTTAGTAAAGCGGGACCAGGAGGTTTTTGTGAAGGTTATATCTATTAGTGGGCAGAAGCTGAGTTTGTCAATGAGAGATGTTGATCAGAATACAGGAAAGGATCTGTTGCCATTGAAAAAGAGCTTAGGCGACGATCGGTTGACAACTAATCCTTCAACCATGAATGGTGAAGGTTCTAAGACCAGGATTGGTCTGTCAGGAATCAGGATTATGGACCAGGAGGATGTAATTCCATCACGTAGACCGCTGAAGAGGATGAGTTCACCTGAAAAGTGGGAAGCGAAACAACTTATTGCTGCAGGTGTTTTGGGGGTGCAGGAACATCCCATGTTTGATGAAGAAGGGGACGGAATGCTCTATCAGGAAGAAGGTGCTGAAGAAGAGCTTGAGGTTGAGTTGAACGAAGATGAACCCCCTTTCTTGCAAGGGCAGAGTCGTTATTCAGTTGATATGTCCCctgttaaaatttttaaaaatcctGAAGGATCATTGAGTCGTGCTGCTGCACTACAATCAGCTCTGATAAAGGAGAGAAGGGAAGTAAGGGAGCAGCAACAGAGAACGATGCTTGATTCCATCCCTAAAGATCTCAACAGACCCTGGGAAGACCCAATGCCAGAGACAGGTGAGAGGCATCTAGCACAGGAGCTTAGGGGTGTTGGTTTGTCTGCCTATGACATGCCAGAATGGAAGAAGGATGCTTATGGTAAAGCCTTGACCTTTGGCCAGAGGTCTAAGCTATCCCTCCAGGAGCAGAGGCAGAGTCTTCCTATTTACAAATTGAAGAAAGAACTGGTTCAGGCTGTCCATGATAACCAGGTCCTGGTTGTCATCGGTGAGACAGGTTCTGGTAAGACAACACAGGTGACACAGTATCTAGCTGAGGCAGGGTATACAACAAGGGGAAAAATTGGCTGTACTCAACCTCGTCGAGTGGCTGCAATGTCAGTGGCTAAGAGAGTTGCTGAGGAGTTTGGTTGTCGATTAGGTGAAGAAGTTGGTTATGCTATTCGTTTTGAAGATTGTACTGGGCCAGAAACTGTTATCAAATATATGACTGATGGTATGCTTCTGAGGGAGATCCTGATTGATGATAACTTATCCCAGTATTCAGTCGTAATGCTTGATGAAGCACACGAAAGAACAATTCACACTGATGTTCTCTTTGGTTTGCTTAAGCAGCTTATGAAGAGGAGACCTGACCTTCGTTTAATTGTCACATCTGCAACTTTGGATGCAGAGAAATTTTCTGGTTATTTCTTCGACTGCAACATCTTTACAATCCCAGGAAGAACTTTTCCAGTAGAGATACTCTACACAAAGCAGCCAGAAAGTGATTACCTTGATGCAGCTTTAATTACTGTTATGCAGATCCACTTGACAGAACCTGAAGGTGATATCCTCCTCTTCTTAACTGGTCAAGAGGAGATTGATTATGCTTGCCAATGTCTCTATGAGAGGATGAAAGGTCTAGGTAAAAATGTTCCTGAACTGATCATACTGCCTGTCTATAGTGCCTTGCCCAGTGAAATGCAGTCCAGAATTTTTGATCCTGCCCCTCCTGGGAAGAGAAAAGTTGTTGTTGCTACAAATATTGCTGAAGCTTCTTTGACAATTGATGGTATATATTATGTTATTGATCCTGGATTCGCAAAGCAAAATGTCTACAATCCAAAACAGGGGCTTGATTCACTGGTTATTACCCCAATTTCACAAGCATCAGCAAAGCAACGAGCAGGGCGTGCTGGACGAACTGGACCTGGGAAGTGCTACCGTCTGTATACTGAGAGCGCTTTCCACAGTGAAATGTCCCCTACCGCGATTCCAGAAATCCAGAGGATAAATCTTGGGAACACGGTTCTTATGATGAAAGCAATGGGTATTAATGATCTTTTGTCGTTTGATTTCATGGACCCACCTTCCCCTCAGGCTCTCATATCTGCCATGGAGCAACTTTATACTCTTGGAGCATTGGATGAAGAGGGGCTTCTGACGAAACTGGGAAGAAAAATGGCAGAATTTCCATTAGATCCTCCTTTGTCCAAGATGCTTCTTGCTAGCGTGGACCTTGGCTGTAGTGATGAGATCTTGACCATCATTGCTATGATTCAAACTGGAAATATCTTTTACCGACCAAGAGAAAAACAAGCTCAGGCTGATCAGAAAAGGGCCAAATTTTTTCAGCCTGAGGGTGATCATCTTACCTTGCTTGCTGTTTATGAGGCTTGGAAAGCAAAAAACTTTTCAGGTCCATggtgttttgaaaattttgtccAGTCACGATCACTTAGGAGGGCACAGGATGTTAGAAAACAGCTGCTCTCCATCATGGATAA GTATAAATTGGATGTTGTAAGTGCTGGAAAGAATTTCACAAAGATCCGGAAGGCTATTGGAGCAGGTTTCTTTTTCCATGCTGCTAGAAAGGATCCTCAAGAGGGTTATAGAACTCTAGTTGAGAACCAGCCAGTTTACATCCATCCTAGCAGTGCTCTTTTTCAAAGACAGCCGGACTGGGTTATTTATCACGAGCTTGTTATGACAACAAAGGAGTACATGCGCGAGGTGACCGTGGTAGATCCTAAATGGCTTGTTGAGCTGgcaccaagattcttcaaggtGTCTGACCCAACAAAATTAAGCAAGCGCAAGAGACAGGAACGTATTGAACCTCTTTACGACAGATATCACGAGCCAAACTCATGGAGATTGAGTAAACGGCGAGCgtga
- the LOC125876984 gene encoding uncharacterized protein LOC125876984 isoform X3, whose translation MTENPAAVQKKITVLNQHNEKLVGVLHDTGSMEIVVLCHGFRSSKDFNTMVNLAGALEKEGISVFRFDFPGNGESEGSFQYGNYRSEADDLHSVVEYFNGANLKVTAVLGHSKGGNVVLLYASKYHDVHTVINLSGRYNLEKGIAERLGKDFLEIIKKDSFIDVKNRAGNVEYRVTEESLMDRLNTNMHDACLQIDKGCRVLTVHGSADEIIPVEDALEFDKIIPNHKLRIIEGANHCYTSHQAELTPVILPFIKEGLQHSAAELGH comes from the exons ATGACAGAAAACCCAG CAGCTGTGCAGAAGAAAATTACAGTGCTGAACCAACACAATGAGAAACTAGTTGGAGTGTTGCATGATACTGGATCTATGGAGATCGTGGTCTTGTGTCATGGATTCAGATCGTCAAAG GACTTCAACACTATGGTGAACCTTGCTGGTGCCCTGGAGAAAGAAGGAATCAGTGTATTTCGCTTTGACTTCCCTGGAAATGG TGAAAGTGAAGGTTCATTTCAGTATGGTAACTACCGTAGTGAGGCGGATGACTTGCATTCTGTGGTTGAATATTTCAATGGAGCAAACCTCAAAGTAACAGCAGTCCTTGGACATAGTAAAG GAGGGAATGTTGTGCTTCTATATGCTTCTAAGTATCATGATGTTCACACAGTAATCAATTTGTCTGGCCGTTATAATCTAGAGAAAGGCATTGCAGAGCGCTTGGGCAAGGACTTTCTGGAAATAATCAAGAAGGATAGCTTCATTGATGTTAAAAATAGAGCAG GAAATGTTGAATACCGTGTTACTGAGGAAAGTTTAATGGATCGACTTAATACAAACATGCATGATGCATGCCTTCAAATTGACAAAGGATGCAG GGTATTGACAGTTCATGGGTCTGCGGATGAAATTATTCCAGTGGAGGATGCTTTAGAGTTCGATAAAATCATACCAAACCACAAATTGCGTATCATCGAAGGAGCCAATCATTGCTATACATCACACCAAGCTGAGTTAACTCCTGTGATCTTGCCATTCATAAAGGAAGGTCTGCAACACTCAGCAGCAGAACTAGGACACTAG
- the LOC125876984 gene encoding uncharacterized protein LOC125876984 isoform X4, which translates to MTENPAVQKKITVLNQHNEKLVGVLHDTGSMEIVVLCHGFRSSKDFNTMVNLAGALEKEGISVFRFDFPGNGESEGSFQYGNYRSEADDLHSVVEYFNGANLKVTAVLGHSKGGNVVLLYASKYHDVHTVINLSGRYNLEKGIAERLGKDFLEIIKKDSFIDVKNRAGNVEYRVTEESLMDRLNTNMHDACLQIDKGCRVLTVHGSADEIIPVEDALEFDKIIPNHKLRIIEGANHCYTSHQAELTPVILPFIKEGLQHSAAELGH; encoded by the exons ATGACAGAAAACCCAG CTGTGCAGAAGAAAATTACAGTGCTGAACCAACACAATGAGAAACTAGTTGGAGTGTTGCATGATACTGGATCTATGGAGATCGTGGTCTTGTGTCATGGATTCAGATCGTCAAAG GACTTCAACACTATGGTGAACCTTGCTGGTGCCCTGGAGAAAGAAGGAATCAGTGTATTTCGCTTTGACTTCCCTGGAAATGG TGAAAGTGAAGGTTCATTTCAGTATGGTAACTACCGTAGTGAGGCGGATGACTTGCATTCTGTGGTTGAATATTTCAATGGAGCAAACCTCAAAGTAACAGCAGTCCTTGGACATAGTAAAG GAGGGAATGTTGTGCTTCTATATGCTTCTAAGTATCATGATGTTCACACAGTAATCAATTTGTCTGGCCGTTATAATCTAGAGAAAGGCATTGCAGAGCGCTTGGGCAAGGACTTTCTGGAAATAATCAAGAAGGATAGCTTCATTGATGTTAAAAATAGAGCAG GAAATGTTGAATACCGTGTTACTGAGGAAAGTTTAATGGATCGACTTAATACAAACATGCATGATGCATGCCTTCAAATTGACAAAGGATGCAG GGTATTGACAGTTCATGGGTCTGCGGATGAAATTATTCCAGTGGAGGATGCTTTAGAGTTCGATAAAATCATACCAAACCACAAATTGCGTATCATCGAAGGAGCCAATCATTGCTATACATCACACCAAGCTGAGTTAACTCCTGTGATCTTGCCATTCATAAAGGAAGGTCTGCAACACTCAGCAGCAGAACTAGGACACTAG